One window of the Syngnathoides biaculeatus isolate LvHL_M chromosome 11, ASM1980259v1, whole genome shotgun sequence genome contains the following:
- the ankhd1 gene encoding ankyrin repeat and KH domain-containing protein 1 isoform X1, whose product MQDAVAGTAMLTDGFEDEIDSVTPRSPVAGMGVGATPGGVGLGGIGIGVGGKKVRLYTEPGGPSAERLDFKLAAAAVLSSGPGSGSDEDEVSEVESFILDQEDLDNPIMKTASELLLSSATDGVDLRTVDPETQARLEALLEAAGIGKLSTADGKAFADPEVLRRLTSSVSCALDEAAAALTRMRAENTLNAGQADNRSLAEACSDGDVNAVRKLLDEGRSVNEHTEEGESLLCLACSAGYYELAQVLLAMHANVEDRGIKGDITPLMAAASGGYVDIVKLLLVHGADVNAQSSTGNTALTYACAGGFVDVVKVLLKEGANIEDHNENGHTPLMEAASAGHVEVARVLLEYGAGINTHSNEFKESALTLACYKGHLDMVRFLLEAGADQEHKTDEMHTALMEACMSQDGHVEVARLLLDSGAQVNMPADSFESPLTLAACGGHVELAALLIERGANLEEVNDEGYTPLMEAAREGHEEMVALLLAQGANINAQTEETQETALTLACCGGFLEVADFLIKAGADIELGCSTPLMEAAQEGHLELVKYLLAAGANVHATTATGDTALTYACENGHTDVADVLLQAGANLEHESEGGRTPLMKAARAGHLCTVQFLISKGANVNRATANNDHTVVSLACAGGHLAVVELLLAHGADPTHRLKDGSTMLIEAAKGGHTNVVSYLLDYPNNILSVPAPDLSQLTPPSQDASQVPRVPFQALAMVVPPQEPDRAPSNIATPPPVLSKGASKQRQAALQPSVPNSVGRGPEAESLPPFHLCQPLECIVEETEGKLNELGQRISAIEKAQLQSLELIQGEPLTKDKIEELKKSREEQVQKKKKILKELQKVERQLQLKTQQQFTKEYMEAKGLKEEQEAGQSQGPGPGPGSTSSLPGSVPIRPADLVRSSSDTDEEANKDGEQDDLPGEDEEEDEEEDDDEDDDDEDDEEEEEEVSEDEADGEEEDYTKLPQVGTILYRDGPQPPQQPPLPISPQAQPQPQPPPPPLQAAFIPVQPLPDYNPADYSGSTSPDLQRVLVGQQILAQQQQSQGQQLSGLGPGIIPQQAPDGLMVATPAQTLTDTLDDIMAAVSSRVPMLNTTTSPTPLSQPPTQTTANISSPPSVLPLYPSVDIDAHTESNHDTALTLACAGGHEELVSVLIARGANIEHRDKKGFTPLILAATAGHVGVVEVLLDKGGDIEAQSERTKDTPLSLACSGGRQEVVELLLLRGANKEHRNVSDYTPLSLAASGGYVNIIKILLNNGAEINSRTGSKLGISPLMLAAMNGHVPAVKLLLDMGSDINAQIETNRNTALTLACFQGRAEVVSLLLDRKANVEHRAKTGLTPLMEAASGGYAEVGRVLLDKGADVNAPPVPSSRDTALTIAADKGHYKFCELLINRGAHIDVRNKKGNTPLWLAANGGHFDVVQLLVHASADVDAADNRKITPLMAAYRKGHVKVVQYLVKEVNQFPSDIECMRYIATIADKELLKKCHQCMETIVKAKDQQAAEANKNASILLKELDLEKSREESKKQALAAKREKRKEKRKKKKEEQKRKLEEEEGQKIKEDSLDMQELKEDSAEESEVPIEPPSATTTTTIGISATSATFSTAFGKKRANVATTPSTNRKNKKNKTKDMPNEPIILQDPQVALAQHKADKNKIHGEPRGGGGVVTGGNSDSDPLDSTDCASESSSSGGKSQELNYLPDLTSSTSSSSSSSSSSAPSAGSAQAQTLVVGPEKRHCPQLQTESKMDKVTVSISKPTQRAPDMSDSTSNSLPSPFKTIALPVTSPNNKLSLTSPKRGQKREEGWKEVVRRSKKLSVPASVVSRIMGRGGCNITAIQDVTGAHIDVDKQKDKNGERMITIRGGTESTRYAVQLINALIQDPAKELEDLIPRNHIRVPGSKASSASYGGSAGGGSGSNSGPKSLSSLVASSGVSFQPSSSSSSSSSQAGGKMGKGLSSNVRQPFPVSLPLAYAHPQLALLAAQTMHQIRHPRLPMAQFGGTFSPAATTWGPFPVRPVSPGSANSSPKHNGGNVAGPARPSSTPSEHSNTTSSAVATNTATTSAPGSSAASSSPHTPNATPYNPQPSVPTPSLVRKQLFAPDPKSATVTSVSVAATAPSSNNAVRGTGSPAHHNSSTAPVNTSQQQVGCISQPHLQQIKTEPSAVMTPGKEKPPQQVENQPVSVSDNIASAGFTAATIALPPKPEPRQQLPLPSSSVSSTPPPALNTQSNSHLASVPPPVLSHNIAHPNNTLPHFSAPAPRVSHRMQPSGPYYSLPEQQQMQTQQQSQSVFVPFNPQQEPVKQTQNQGSQSTSLPLQAQSQAQGSLQVSTNLGMMNGSQIQHVANTGKQMPPNFGPAGLFNFSSIFDNNNQVGNSQVWGGCHLPARSVPEPSYSAPPAFVNVGQMESMIPPPPPDNSKAPGYRSASQRIVNSPIALSSYATSISGSPVYLHGHTGVGTPSFSRQHFSPHPWSASTSGESPVPPPSTASTSSLSTSAVAPPSQPKQGTSSQQDRKVPPPIGTERLARIRQTGSVNPPLLTTSYTASVGQGGIWSFGVGSASEGMSGWSQPLMSSHMMHAQLQADQSAFSQHQPMEQDDTGIANPANNFHQPQHMPSTYMDFPKGMPMSMYGGTMLPPHPSMAEGPGGPMYNGLHASDPAWSPIIKVVPNNADNTDPQQQMWPGTWAPHVGNVHLNHVN is encoded by the exons TCGTAGTTTAGCGGAGGCGTGCTCGGATGGTGACGTCAACGCTGTACGCAAACTGCTGGATGAGGGGCGAAGTGTCAATGAGCACACAGAGGAAGGGGAAAGCCTGCTATGTCTAGCCTGCTCGGCTGGCTATTATGAACTCGCACAG GTCTTGTTGGCCATGCATGCTAATGTGGAGGACCGAGGGATCAAAGGGGATATAACACCGCTCATGGCTGCAGCTAGCGGAGGTTATGTGGACATTGTCAAGCTGCTTCTGGTACACGGAGCAGACGTAAATGCACAATCCTCCACAG GCAACACAGCTTTGACGTACGCATGTGCTGGTGGGTTTGTGGATGTGGTGAAGGTGTTACTCAAAGAGGGTGCTAACATCGAGGACCACAATGAAAACGGACACACACCTTTAATGGAGGCAGCAAGTGCTGGCCACGTCGAGGTGGCTAGGGTGCTCCTAGAATATGGTGCTGGCATTAACACCCACTCAAATGAGTTCAAAGAGAGTGCTCTCACACTAGCCTGCTACAAAG GTCACTTGGATATGGTGCGTTTTCTTTTGGAAGCTGGAGCAGACCAGGAACATAAGACTGATGAGATGCACACAGCACTGATGGAGGCCTGCA TGTCCCAGGATGGCCACGTGGAGGTGGCACGGCTGCTGTTGGACAGCGGCGCGCAGGTCAACATGCCAGCAGACTCTTTTGAGTCACCTCTTACCCTCGCAGCTTGTGGAGGACATGTGGAGCTGGCTGCTTTGCTCATAGAGAGGGGAGCCAACTTAGAAGAG GTTAATGATGAGGGCTACACTCCCTTAATGGAAGCAGCAAGAGAAGGCCATGAAGAGATGGTTGCGCTTCTGCTTGCACAAG gtgCTAACATCAATGCCCAGACAGAAGAGACTCAGGAGACAGCGCTTACTCTAGCATGCTGCGGCGGCTTCTTGGAAGTAGCCGACTTTCTCATCAAAGCAGGGGCTGACATTGAGTTGGGCTGTTCCACTCCCCTCATGGAAGCGGCACAAGAAGGGCATCTGGAATTGGTCAAGTATCTACTAGCGGCAG GGGCAAACGTTCATGCCACCACAGCGACTGGTGATACAGCGCTGACATATGCGTGTGAAAATGGTCACACTGATGTTGCAGATGTGCTGCTGCAGGCTGGAGCCAATTTG GAACATGAGTCTGAAGGGGGACGGACGCCCTTAATGAAGGCAGCAAGGGCTGGGCATCTCTGCACAGTACAGTTCCTCATTAGCAAAG GTGCTAATGTGAACAGAGCTACTGCCAACAATGATCACACAGTGGTGTCTTTGGCCTGTGCTGGAGGACATCTGGCTGTTGTGGAGTTGCTGCTGGCACATGGGGCAGACCCTACACACAGACTCAAA GATGGCTCGACCATGTTGATTGAAGCTGCTAAGGGTGGCCACACCAATGTTGTGTCCTACCTGTTGGACTATCCTAACAACATCCTTTCTGTCCCAGCCCCTGATCTCTCCCAGCTCACTCCCCCCTCACAAGATGCTTCTCAG GTTCCTCGTGTCCCATTCCAAGCTCTCGCTATGGTGGTTCCCCCTCAGGAGCCTGATCGAGCTCCATCAAACATTGCAACACCCCCACCTGTCTTGAGCAAAG GTGCGTCAAAGCAGAGACAGGCAGCACTTCAGCCCAGTGTCCCCAACTCAGTTGGCCGGGGGCCTGAAGCAGAGTCTCTTCCACCCTTCCACCTGTGCCAACCTCTGGAGTGCATTGTGGAGGAGACTGAGGGAAAGTTGAACGAGCTAGGTCAGCGGATTAGCGCTATCGAAAAAGCCCAGCTTCAGTCACTAGAACTCATCCAAGGGGAGCCACTCACCAAAGATAAAATTGAGGAACTGAAGAAGAGTCGAGAGGAGCAG gttcagaagaaaaagaaaatcttgaaaGAGCTGCAGAAGGTGGAACGCCAGTTACAGCTAAAAACACAACAGCAGTTCACCAAAGAATACATGGAGGCCAAGGGCTTaaaggaggagcaggaggctgGACAGAGCCAAGGCCCGGGCCCAGGTCCTGGAAGCACTTCGTCTCTTCCTGGGTCAGTTCCAATTAGGCCAGCTGACCTTGTACGTTCCAGCTCTGACACAGATGAAGAGGCAAACAAAGATGGGGAGCAAGATGATCTACCTGgagaggatgaggaagag gatgaagaagaagatgatgatgaagatgatgatgatgaagatgatgaggaggaagaggaagaagtttCAGAAGATGAGGCAGATGGAGAAGAGGAAGACTACACCAAGCTTCCCCAAGTGGGCACAATCCTTTACAGAGATGGACCACAGCCCCCACAACAGCCTCCACTGCCCATCTCACCGCAGGCCCAACCACAACCACAGCCACCGCCTCCACCTCTCCAGGCAGCCTTCATTCCTGTTCAGCCTCTGCCAGACTACAACCCAGCAGATTATTCAGGAAGTACCAGCCCTGACCTCCAAAGGGTGCTGGTAGGACAGCAGATCCTTGCCCAACAGCAGCAGAGTCAAGGTCAACAGTTGTCTGGGTTAGGTCCTGGAATAATACCTCAGCAGGCCCCAGATGGACTCATGGTGGCTACACCTGCACAGACACTCACAGATACGCTGGATGACATCATGGCAG CTGTGAGCAGCCGTGTGCCCATGCTGAACACAACCACCTCACCCACTCCCTTGTCCCAACCACCTACACAGACGACTGCCAACATCTCCTCGCCACCATCTGTGCTACCCCTCTACCCCTCTGTTGACATTGATGCACAC ACGGAGAGCAACCATGATACTGCACTGACATTGGCCTGTGCTGGAGGACACGAGGAGCTTGTGTCTGTTCTCATTGCACGGGGAGCCAACATTGAGCACCGCGACAAAAAAG GTTTTACCCCTCTCATTCTGGCTGCCACTGCTGGCCATGTTGGAGTTGTCGAGGTGCTCCTTGACAAAGGTGGTGACATTGAGGCCCAGTCTGAGAGAACCAAAGACACACCTCTCTCCTTGGCCTGCTCAGGGGGACGACAAGAG GTTGTTGAGTTGTTGCTGCTACGGGGAGCCAATAAGGAACACCGCAATGTTTCCGACTACACGCCTTTGAGCCTTGCAGCTTCTGGTGGTTATGTCAACATCATCAAAATACTCCTCAATAATGGAGCAGAAATCAACTCCAG GACTGGCAGCAAACTAGGAATCTCTCCTCTGATGCTGGCAGCAATGAACGGACACGTACCCGCAGTGAAGTTGTTGCTGGATATGGGTTCAGACATCAATGCCCAAATTGAGACCAACAGAAACACAGCTCTGACCCTAGCCTGTTTCCAAGGACGGGCTGAGGTTGTTAGTCTGCTGCTCGATCGTAAGGCCAACGTTGAACACCGTGCTAAA ACTGGGCTGACTCCTCTGATGGAAGCAGCCTCAGGAGGCTATGCCGAGGTGGGCCGTGTGCTGCTGGATAAAGGCGCTGATGTAAATGCTCCACCTGTCCCCTCATCCAGGGACACTGCGCTTACCATCGCTGCTGACAAGGGTCACTACAAGTTCTGTGAACTGCTTATCAATAG GGGTGCCCATATTGATGTGCGTAACAAGAAAGGAAATACACCTCTTTGGTTAGCAGCAAATGGCGGCCATTTTGATGTGGTCCAGCTCTTGGTCCATGCAAGTGCTGATGTGGATGCAGCCGACAACCGCAAAATTACCCCGCTTATGGCTGCTTATCGCAAG GGTCATGTAAAAGTGGTGCAATACCTTGTCAAGGAAGTCAACCAATTCCCATCAGATATTGAATGCATGAGATACATAGCCACCATTGCTGACAAG GAACTTTTGAAGAAGTGCCATCAGTGCATGGAGACTATTGTCAAAGCCAAAGACCAACAGGCAGCGGAGGCCAACAAAAATGCAAGCATTCTCCTCAAGGAGCTAGATCTGGAGAAG TCTCGAGAGGAAAGCAAAAAGCAGGCTCTGGCTGCCAAGCGGGAGAAACGCAAGGAGAAgcgcaagaagaagaaggaggagcagAAGAGGAAGctagaggaagaggaggggcaGAAAATCAAGGAGGATTCATTGGATATGCAGGAGCTGAAGGAAGATTCTGCTGAAG AATCAGAGGTTCCTATTGAGCCTCCCAGtgcaaccaccaccaccaccattggAATATCTGCCACCTCAGCCACTTTCAGTACAGCTTTTGGTAAGAAGAGAGCAAATGTTGCCACAACCCCGAGTACTAACCGCaagaacaaaaagaacaagACAAAGGACATGCCAAATGAACCTATAATCTTACAGGATCCGCAG GTTGCCCTTGCACAGCACAAGGCTGACAAGAACAAAATCCATGGTGAGCCCCGAGGTGGAGGTGGGGTTGTGACAGGTGGCAACAGCGACTCTGACCCGCTGGACAGCACCGACTGTGCCAGTGAAAGTAGCAGCAGTGGTGGAAAGAGTCAGGAGCTCAACTACCTTCCTGACCTTACCTCTTCCACTTCCTCGTCATCTTCTTCGTCATCATCCTCTGCCCCATCTGCAGGGTCTGCCCAAGCCCAGACTCTTGTGGTTGGCCCAGAAAAAAGACACTGTCCTCAGCTTCAGACTGAAAGCAAGATGGACAAGGTCACAGTATCCATCTCAAAACCAACACAAAG AGCTCCAGACATGAGTGACTCCACCTCAAACTCTTTGCCTTCTCCATTCAAGACCATAGCTCTTCCAGTTACTTCCCCCAACAATAAGCTTAGCCTTACAAGCCCCAAGAGGGGCCAGAAAAGGGAAGAAGGTTGGAAGGAAGTTGTTAGgag atCTAAAAAGCTTTCTGTGCCAGCCTCTGTTGTTTCACGTATCATGGGCCGTGGCGGCTGCAACATTACAGCCATTCAAGATGTGACAGGAGCCCACATTGATGTAGACAAGCAGAAAGACAAGAACGGTGAAAGGATGATCACCATAAG AGGAGGCACAGAGTCTACACGATATGCAGTCCAGTTGATCAATGCGCTAATTCAAGACCCAGCCAAAGAGCTTGAGGATCTGATCCCTCGCAATCACATTAGAGTACCTGGCTCCAAAGCATCCTCAGCTTCCTATGGCGGCAGCGCAGGGGGAGGCAGTGGTTCAAATTCGGGACCAAAGTCCCTCAGCTCACTGGTTGCCTCCTCAGGAGTGTCATTTCAGCCCTCTTCATCCTCTTCATCGTCCTCATCTCAGGCTGGAGGAAAAATGGGGAAAGGTTTGTCATCAAATGTCAGACAGCCTTTTCCAGTATCGCTTCCCCTTGCCTACGCGCACCCTCAGCTGGCACTACTGGCTGCTCAGACCATGCACCAGATCAGACACCCTCGGCTGCCCATGGCACAATTTGGAGGGACTTTCTCACCTGCCGCCACCACATGGGGGCCCTTCCCAGTACGACCAGTGAGTCCCGGCAGTGCTAACAGCTCTCCCAAACATAATGGAGGTAATGTAGCCGGGCCGGCCAGACCAAGCTCTACTCCCAGTGAGCACAGCAACACCACCAGCTCTGCAGTCGCTACCAATACCGCCACGACGAGTGCTCCTGGCTCGTCTGCAGCGTCGTCCTCTCCTCACACCCCCAATGCCACGCCATATAATCCTCAGCCAAGCGTCCCCACCCCCTCTTTAGTCAGAAAACAGCTTTTCGCCCCAGATCCCAAATCTGCCACCGTCACCTCTGTGTCTGTTGCTGCTACTGCTCCTAGCAGCAACAATGCAGTACGAGGCACAGGCTCTCCTGCACATCACAATTCCTCTACGGCTCCAGTTAATACTTCTCAGCAGCAGGTTGGGTGCATCTCgcagccccacctccagcaAATTAAAACAGAGCCAAGTGCTGTTATGACACCTGGAAAAGAGAAACCCCCTCAACAAGTTGAGAATCAGCCTGTTTCTGTCAGCGACAACATCGCTTCGGCAGGCTTCACTGCAGCTACTATTGCTCTGCCTCCTAAACCAGAACCTCGGCAGCAATTGCCGCTCCCATCCTCCTCTGTTTCATCAACGCCTCCCCCAGCACTCAACACCCAGTCCAACTCCCACCTCGCCTCAGTACCTCCTCCTGTCCTCTCACACAACATTGCACACCCTAATAATACGTTGCCACACTTCTCAGCCCCTGCGCCCAGAGTCTCCCATCGTATGCAGCCATCGGGGCCTTACTATTCCCTTCCTGAGCAGCAACAGATGCAGACACAACAGCAGTCGCAGTCTGTGTTTGTGCCCTTCAATCCTCAGCAAGAACCTGTTAAACAGACTCAAAACCAGGGATCTCAGTCTACAAGTTTGCCTCTGCAAGCTCAAAGCCAGGCCCAAGGCTCCCTTCAGGTCTCTACCAATCTTGGCATGATGAATGGTTCACAGATTCAGCATGTGGCCAACACAGGGAAGCAAATGCCACCCAACTTTGGTCCTGCAGGCCTCTTCAATTTCAGCAGCATCTTTGATAATAATAACCAG GTGGGAAACAGTCAAGTCTGGGGTGGCTGCCATCTTCCTGCTCGTTCAGTTCCGGAGCCGTCGTACTCGGCCCCACCGGCCTTTGTGAACGTTGGTCAGATGGAGAGTATGatccctccgcctcctcctgaTAACTCCAAGGCTCCCGGTTACCGCTCTGCCTCTCAAAGGATCGTCAACAGCCCCATTG CATTGAGCAGCTATGCCACCAGTATCTCTGGGAGTCCTGTGTATCTGCATGGTCATACTGGCGTCGGCACGCCCTCGTTCAGCAGGCAGCACTTTTCCCCTCATCCCTGGAGTGCATCCACATCTG GCGAGTCTCCAGTTCCTCCTCCATCCACAGCATCAACCTCAAGCCTCTCCACCTCGGCTGTGGCTCCTCCATCCCAGCCCAAACAAGGAACCTCTTCTCAGCAAGATCGGAAGGTTCCACCACCCATCGGCACGGAAAGACTGGCAAGGATCAGGCAGACGGGCTCAGTGAACCCCCCTCTCCTCACCACCAGCTATACGGCATCCGTAGGACAGGGTGGCATTTGGTCATTTGGTGTTGGAAGTGCTTCAG AAGGAATGTCTGGTTGGTCACAGCCCCTGATGAGTAGCCACATGATGCATGCTCAGCTGCAGGCGGACCAGTCAGCCTTCTCTCAGCACCAGCCCATGGAGCAGGATGACACGGGCATCGCCAACCCTGCTAATAACTTCCACCAGCCTCAGCACATGCCCAGCACATACATGGACTTCCcaaag GGAATGCCCATGTCAATGTATGGAGGAACCATGCTGCCCCCTCATCCATCAATGGCAGAGGGGCCCGGGGGACCCATGTACAATGGTTTGCATGCCAGTGACCCTGCGTGGAGCCCCATCATCAAAGTGGTCCCAAACAACGCAGACAACACCGACCCACAACAGCAG ATGTGGCCCGGCACTTGGGCGCCACACGTCGGCAACGTGCACCTGAATCATGTCAACTAG